The Solibacillus sp. FSL W7-1464 genome contains a region encoding:
- a CDS encoding GNAT family N-acetyltransferase, translated as MVRLIGQQCSLRTFTPSDAKGLAKLLKDNKMYWSEFEPLHRDEFYTEQVQYNKILESIHLLQSNREFSFGIFYNATGQLIGHISLYSIKRLPYSSGFIGYSMDENFTGRGIVTEAVRLVMEFAFITLNIHRIEAYVAPQNSASIRVLEKAGFTREGLLRELLYINGKWVDHYMYAILQREYKGTT; from the coding sequence ATGGTTCGACTTATTGGGCAACAATGTTCGCTTCGTACATTTACCCCGTCCGATGCGAAAGGGTTGGCAAAATTATTAAAGGACAATAAAATGTATTGGTCCGAATTTGAGCCATTACATCGCGATGAATTTTATACAGAACAAGTTCAGTATAATAAAATTTTGGAAAGCATACATCTGCTGCAGTCAAACCGTGAATTTTCTTTCGGTATTTTTTACAATGCAACAGGTCAGTTAATCGGGCATATATCACTTTATTCAATTAAACGATTACCTTACTCAAGCGGTTTTATCGGCTATTCGATGGATGAGAATTTTACAGGTAGAGGAATTGTGACCGAAGCGGTACGTCTAGTAATGGAATTCGCTTTTATCACATTAAATATTCACCGAATAGAAGCGTATGTCGCACCACAAAATTCTGCTTCCATCCGTGTATTGGAAAAAGCGGGCTTTACAAGGGAAGGGCTATTACGGGAGCTGTTGTATATAAACGGCAAATGGGTTGATCATTATATGTATGCCATTTTACAGCGGGAATATAAAGGTACCACATAA
- a CDS encoding polyphosphate kinase 2 family protein → MKKLKDVDLSQKLEKEIYKKQLKALQYEMLNAQQFLFNNKIGLIIAFEGMDAAGKGGAIKRLTERIDPRGLMVWPISAPQPHEMRYHYMQRFWRKLPQHGQIAIFDRSWYGRVLVERIEGFAEEAEWRRAYEEINSFEKQLTEEDYIMIKFWIHIDADEQLQRFNERAADPYKSWKLTAEDWRNRDKFDLYCEAADEMFESNDSENAPWHLIPGNDKNYARVQVLKETVAHIEKEVTKRGLKLTNIFESGNKTTADKNKSGFIEIIPKPVKSKKKKLKKK, encoded by the coding sequence TTGAAAAAGCTAAAAGATGTGGATTTATCGCAAAAACTGGAGAAGGAAATCTATAAGAAGCAATTGAAAGCTTTACAATACGAGATGCTTAATGCCCAGCAATTTTTATTTAACAATAAAATCGGTCTTATTATTGCTTTTGAGGGAATGGATGCAGCAGGCAAAGGAGGAGCAATCAAACGCTTAACAGAACGTATCGATCCGCGCGGGTTAATGGTATGGCCAATCTCAGCCCCGCAGCCCCATGAAATGCGGTATCATTATATGCAACGTTTCTGGAGAAAGTTGCCGCAGCATGGCCAAATCGCCATTTTCGACCGTTCCTGGTATGGGCGGGTGCTTGTGGAGCGCATAGAAGGTTTCGCTGAAGAAGCGGAATGGAGACGGGCTTATGAAGAAATTAATAGTTTTGAGAAGCAATTGACAGAAGAAGATTATATAATGATTAAATTTTGGATTCATATCGATGCGGATGAACAGCTTCAACGTTTTAATGAAAGAGCAGCCGATCCGTATAAATCATGGAAATTGACGGCTGAAGATTGGCGGAACCGTGATAAATTCGATTTATATTGTGAGGCAGCGGATGAAATGTTCGAAAGCAATGATTCGGAAAATGCCCCTTGGCACTTAATCCCAGGGAACGACAAAAACTATGCACGTGTTCAAGTGCTAAAAGAAACAGTTGCCCATATAGAAAAGGAAGTTACAAAGCGTGGACTAAAGCTTACGAACATTTTCGAAAGCGGCAATAAAACAACAGCAGATAAAAATAAATCGGGATTTATAGAAATAATACCAAAGCCTGTAAAATCAAAAAAGAAAAAGTTGAAAAAAAAGTAG
- the map gene encoding type I methionyl aminopeptidase produces MIVTTQEEIQAFKKIGRICAEIREAMKAATVPGVTTKELDEIAGRMFAEAGAVSGPKGEYDFPGYTCISVNHEVAHGIPGNKVIQEGDIVNIDVSGSLNGYFADTGISFVVGEGYEDKEKLCTVAKSAFDRAMTKVKAGSKLNQIGKAVEREARDHGLTVIMNLTGHGLGKSLHEEPNHVLNYYDAWDTTIMKEGMVLAVEPFISAKAEHIVESGDGWTFITPDKSLVAQIEHSIIVTKDKPIILTTLED; encoded by the coding sequence ATGATTGTTACTACACAAGAAGAAATACAGGCGTTTAAAAAAATTGGACGCATTTGTGCTGAAATTCGCGAGGCGATGAAAGCTGCGACAGTACCTGGCGTGACAACGAAAGAATTAGATGAAATTGCAGGCCGTATGTTTGCGGAAGCAGGCGCGGTTTCTGGTCCTAAAGGCGAATACGACTTTCCGGGATATACATGCATTTCAGTAAATCATGAAGTTGCACATGGTATTCCAGGGAACAAGGTTATTCAAGAGGGCGATATCGTAAACATTGATGTTTCGGGCTCTTTAAACGGATATTTTGCAGATACAGGTATTTCTTTTGTCGTTGGTGAAGGTTATGAAGATAAAGAAAAACTTTGCACTGTAGCAAAATCGGCGTTTGACCGTGCAATGACAAAGGTTAAAGCAGGTTCGAAATTAAATCAGATCGGTAAAGCGGTAGAGCGTGAAGCACGTGATCACGGATTGACGGTAATTATGAACTTAACAGGACACGGCTTAGGCAAATCATTACACGAAGAGCCAAACCATGTATTGAACTATTACGATGCTTGGGATACAACAATCATGAAAGAAGGTATGGTGTTGGCGGTTGAACCGTTCATTTCGGCGAAGGCTGAGCATATCGTAGAATCAGGTGACGGCTGGACATTCATCACACCGGACAAATCATTAGTTGCCCAAATCGAACACTCGATTATCGTAACGAAAGATAAACCGATCATTTTAACAACATTGGAAGACTAA
- the thiT gene encoding energy-coupled thiamine transporter ThiT — protein MDRKKLLMMVEIAIFAAIGLVLDQVSFKMWAQGGSISFVMVPIMLMAIRWGLTAGLATGLLIGVMQMMFGAYIVHWLQAILDYGLAFTVVGLAAIVRKPLLQATQSLNKVKMALYIVIGALIGGALRFVSHLLAGVVFFKEYAGDDNVWAYSIIYNSTYMVPATILTAIIAVILFTSAPRLLQKVKTT, from the coding sequence GTGGACAGAAAGAAATTATTGATGATGGTGGAGATAGCGATATTTGCTGCCATCGGACTGGTATTGGACCAAGTATCGTTTAAAATGTGGGCACAAGGCGGGTCAATCAGCTTTGTTATGGTGCCGATTATGTTAATGGCCATTCGTTGGGGATTAACGGCAGGACTTGCAACGGGTTTGCTGATCGGTGTTATGCAAATGATGTTCGGAGCTTACATCGTGCACTGGCTACAGGCAATTTTGGATTATGGTCTTGCCTTTACAGTAGTAGGATTAGCGGCAATTGTAAGAAAGCCGTTATTACAGGCTACACAATCACTCAATAAAGTGAAAATGGCACTTTATATCGTCATTGGGGCACTTATAGGCGGAGCTTTAAGATTTGTATCGCACTTGCTTGCAGGTGTCGTGTTCTTTAAAGAATATGCAGGCGATGATAATGTATGGGCCTATTCAATTATTTACAACAGTACTTATATGGTACCTGCTACAATACTTACGGCAATTATCGCAGTTATTTTATTCACTTCTGCACCCCGTTTACTGCAAAAAGTAAAAACAACATAA
- a CDS encoding DUF4870 domain-containing protein has protein sequence MESKGLSALSYLSFYFAPFILPLIIFIVTKDDAVKGHSKKAFISQLIPILLGILYMIYFFTSVLSWDNTMTLSIQDFFISSHFIGFILLVVITFILAIWNLVQAIKVLR, from the coding sequence ATGGAATCGAAAGGTTTAAGTGCACTGAGCTATTTGAGCTTTTATTTTGCACCATTTATTTTACCGTTAATTATATTTATTGTTACGAAAGATGATGCCGTTAAAGGCCATTCTAAAAAAGCTTTCATTTCCCAACTCATTCCGATACTATTAGGGATTTTGTACATGATTTACTTTTTCACTTCTGTTCTTTCATGGGATAATACTATGACACTGAGCATTCAGGATTTTTTCATTAGTTCGCATTTTATCGGATTTATTCTTTTAGTTGTTATTACCTTCATCCTGGCGATTTGGAATCTAGTTCAAGCAATTAAAGTTTTACGGTAA
- a CDS encoding SMC family ATPase — MKPIKLSMTAFGPYHQKEVIDFTKLHEHGIFVVSGATGAGKTTIFDAITFALYDSGSGEDREKSLFLRSDFADETVDTEVELEFEVRGRLYRIWRKFGHDGASAKREFFEITDGIIVPAVEKFQVKLIQSKVEELIGLTQSQFNQIVMLPQGEFQKLLTSESKHKEEIFRKIFKTERFTKMVELLKEKKTIAEKRYEQAKMQQDNTIHEIRSRLPLRESELFTALNNDVINLYQVKSALLTEQQHYENQCTALKGEYDASKKNLKSLVKTLNEQRLLNERIEKFLIRKARLEELLQQKDKIQAEQQKLVLAKKANQIEPLEREYVKIKRQLDQAEVSLQKAKTDYERAQAQLQQAANHYQEQKQQEPLLDEYTKSISQLEQLVPIYQSINTQRENVSKLAENQKNAKQLFDKLQSEAISLKEKYQEQQAIINELEDATVTYHETYEAHAALTRKIEMAKEVAAIQMNVETLVKQLADKKQIADEAQQKLQNMEQQIRSNQAAFLAASLQHGKACPVCGSTDHPAIHNNEAVVVDENALALLRQEGDRAMKSFYQVTSKLDVEKATWEQKNSALQLLGAELSQLREYGQQLAILTEKLTKQKQQQAQLIAEKKTLAQLLESKEVLQGRIEKGQQYVIEIDKQYAQEKGKLEQSEQSLLPRFSTLDEVTQELSSQQQKHRHLKAAIQSALETMQKIQLDEKSCEVNHLHAQNLVIEKQQETLLSQKAFESALQQEGFDLETYRTALLPLNVQQQIQDTVEAYKQNVHTLSVQITEEEPLLVGKERADLTACEQQIHELNEQIEAQYSKMTLIQSYVEQCEETRDKLDQSAQQIESYKAKLMQVEHVYNLIRGQNDAKISFERFVQIGYLEKVTHAANERLRVLSNGQYFLKSTGRKEGNAQSGLSIDVFDSHTGQTRDVKTLSGGEKFNASLSLALGMADVIQSVQGSVHIDTMFIDEGFGTLDEEALRRAIDILIDLQQTGRLIGVISHVAELKAAMPAILQVQKLKEGYSKTEIILK, encoded by the coding sequence ATGAAACCAATCAAATTATCGATGACAGCATTTGGACCGTATCATCAAAAGGAAGTCATTGATTTTACTAAACTCCATGAGCATGGAATTTTTGTCGTTTCCGGTGCAACCGGCGCAGGGAAAACGACTATTTTCGATGCGATTACGTTTGCCCTTTATGATTCCGGAAGTGGAGAGGATCGGGAAAAGTCACTGTTTCTGCGCAGTGATTTTGCGGATGAAACGGTCGATACAGAAGTCGAGCTTGAATTTGAAGTGCGCGGTCGTCTTTACCGTATTTGGCGGAAGTTTGGTCATGATGGTGCAAGTGCAAAGCGCGAGTTTTTTGAGATTACCGATGGAATCATTGTACCCGCTGTAGAAAAGTTTCAAGTGAAGCTCATTCAGTCGAAAGTGGAAGAACTGATCGGCTTGACACAGTCCCAATTTAATCAAATCGTCATGCTGCCGCAAGGGGAATTTCAAAAGCTCCTCACGTCGGAATCAAAGCATAAAGAAGAGATTTTCCGGAAGATTTTCAAAACGGAACGCTTTACGAAAATGGTGGAACTGCTGAAAGAGAAAAAGACTATTGCCGAAAAACGTTATGAACAAGCCAAGATGCAGCAGGACAATACGATTCATGAAATTCGTTCCCGACTCCCGCTAAGAGAATCCGAACTGTTTACTGCCCTGAACAATGATGTCATTAATCTGTATCAAGTAAAGAGTGCCTTGCTGACAGAACAGCAACATTACGAAAATCAATGTACTGCATTAAAAGGGGAATATGATGCCTCCAAAAAGAATTTAAAATCATTAGTTAAAACATTAAATGAACAAAGGCTGTTGAATGAGCGGATTGAAAAGTTTTTAATCAGGAAAGCGCGGCTCGAAGAATTACTGCAGCAAAAGGATAAAATCCAGGCAGAACAGCAGAAACTTGTACTTGCCAAAAAGGCTAATCAAATAGAACCTTTAGAACGTGAATATGTGAAGATAAAGCGGCAGCTTGACCAAGCGGAAGTCTCCTTGCAAAAAGCAAAGACTGACTATGAACGTGCACAGGCACAACTTCAGCAGGCGGCAAATCATTATCAGGAGCAAAAACAGCAAGAACCATTGTTGGATGAATATACAAAATCGATTTCGCAGCTAGAACAGCTTGTTCCGATCTATCAATCGATTAATACGCAGCGGGAAAATGTGTCCAAGCTTGCAGAAAATCAGAAAAATGCCAAACAATTATTTGATAAGCTGCAAAGCGAAGCAATCTCTTTAAAAGAAAAATACCAAGAGCAGCAAGCCATTATAAATGAGCTGGAAGATGCAACAGTGACATACCATGAAACGTATGAGGCACATGCGGCATTAACACGGAAAATTGAAATGGCAAAAGAAGTGGCAGCAATACAAATGAATGTCGAAACTTTAGTGAAACAGCTTGCTGATAAGAAACAAATTGCCGATGAAGCACAACAGAAGCTGCAAAATATGGAGCAGCAAATACGCAGCAACCAGGCAGCCTTCCTGGCAGCATCGTTACAGCACGGGAAAGCATGTCCTGTATGTGGAAGCACAGACCACCCGGCCATTCATAACAATGAAGCGGTTGTCGTTGATGAAAATGCATTGGCACTGCTGCGTCAAGAAGGCGACCGGGCGATGAAAAGCTTTTATCAGGTCACTTCGAAATTAGATGTAGAAAAGGCAACATGGGAACAAAAAAATAGTGCGCTTCAATTACTCGGCGCAGAACTTTCGCAACTACGTGAGTATGGACAGCAATTAGCCATACTGACAGAAAAATTGACAAAGCAGAAACAGCAGCAGGCACAGCTTATCGCTGAAAAGAAAACGCTGGCACAGCTTCTGGAAAGTAAAGAAGTGCTGCAAGGGCGTATTGAAAAAGGGCAGCAATATGTAATCGAGATCGATAAACAATATGCGCAGGAAAAAGGGAAGCTTGAGCAAAGTGAACAGTCATTATTGCCTCGGTTCTCTACCTTGGATGAAGTAACACAAGAATTGTCAAGTCAGCAGCAAAAACATCGCCATTTAAAAGCTGCGATTCAAAGTGCACTTGAAACGATGCAAAAGATTCAATTAGATGAAAAATCTTGTGAAGTGAACCATCTGCATGCGCAAAACCTTGTAATAGAAAAACAGCAGGAAACTCTATTATCACAAAAAGCATTTGAGTCAGCATTGCAGCAGGAAGGTTTCGATTTGGAAACATATAGGACTGCGCTGCTGCCATTAAATGTACAGCAGCAAATACAAGATACAGTTGAAGCGTACAAGCAAAACGTTCATACATTATCTGTACAAATTACTGAGGAAGAACCTTTGCTCGTAGGAAAAGAACGTGCCGATTTAACGGCATGTGAGCAACAAATACATGAGCTGAATGAGCAGATTGAGGCACAGTACTCGAAAATGACATTGATTCAGTCCTATGTGGAGCAATGTGAGGAGACGCGCGATAAACTTGACCAATCCGCACAGCAAATTGAAAGCTATAAAGCGAAACTGATGCAAGTCGAACATGTCTACAATTTAATCCGCGGTCAAAATGATGCGAAAATTTCATTTGAGCGTTTTGTACAAATCGGCTATTTGGAAAAAGTGACACATGCGGCAAATGAACGTTTGCGTGTCTTATCAAATGGCCAATACTTCTTGAAATCTACAGGAAGGAAAGAAGGAAATGCACAAAGCGGACTCAGTATCGATGTATTTGACAGCCATACAGGGCAAACACGGGATGTAAAAACACTGTCCGGCGGTGAAAAATTCAATGCCTCACTTTCATTGGCATTAGGAATGGCCGATGTTATTCAAAGTGTTCAAGGAAGTGTGCATATCGATACGATGTTCATCGATGAAGGATTTGGTACATTGGATGAAGAGGCATTAAGAAGGGCAATCGATATATTGATCGATCTACAGCAAACAGGCCGTTTAATCGGTGTCATCTCCCATGTGGCCGAATTAAAAGCAGCAATGCCCGCTATTTTACAAGTCCAAAAGCTAAAAGAAGGCTACAGTAAAACAGAGATTATTCTTAAATAA
- a CDS encoding exonuclease SbcCD subunit D, translated as MKIFHTADWHLGKIVQGVSMTKDQQFVLEQFIEEIRKEKPDVIIIAGDLYDRSVPPTDAIQLLNKTLKEILVDEKTPILAIAGNHDSATRLNFGSEFMKASGLHIVGHLEQQIDPVIMHDEYGEVHFYLVPFAEPSIVRALFDDQSITSHEAAMAKIVEQIKQTMDDTKRNIIIGHAFITKDGMPEPNTSDSERKLTIGGTECISSALFEPFCYTALGHLHQAHFVANEKIQYSGSPLKYSESEVTHKKGFLIVDLKEDGSVAIEKRMLTPIRDMRIVTGVLEDILQHKVNDDYVFVKLQDEHYVKGAAELVRTVYPNALHIERTVVYEQLEQHATTMNRVQMDDSELFELFYTEMTGKPVSDEIKEIYTDVLEQLIENEREKQEVL; from the coding sequence ATGAAAATTTTCCACACAGCAGATTGGCATTTAGGAAAAATAGTACAAGGTGTATCGATGACGAAAGACCAGCAATTTGTGCTTGAACAGTTTATCGAAGAAATCAGAAAAGAAAAGCCGGATGTCATCATTATAGCCGGAGATTTGTATGATCGGTCCGTACCACCGACAGATGCGATCCAACTATTAAATAAAACATTGAAAGAAATTTTAGTCGATGAAAAAACACCGATTTTAGCAATCGCTGGAAATCATGATAGCGCTACACGTTTAAATTTTGGCAGTGAATTTATGAAGGCGAGTGGTTTACATATCGTTGGACATCTAGAACAACAGATCGATCCGGTCATCATGCATGATGAATATGGGGAAGTTCACTTTTATTTAGTTCCTTTTGCAGAGCCATCAATTGTACGGGCACTATTTGACGACCAATCCATTACATCGCATGAGGCGGCGATGGCGAAAATCGTTGAACAGATTAAGCAGACAATGGATGATACGAAGCGCAATATTATCATCGGTCATGCCTTCATTACTAAAGACGGGATGCCGGAACCGAATACGAGTGACTCTGAACGCAAGTTGACGATTGGCGGGACAGAGTGTATCAGTTCAGCGTTGTTTGAACCGTTCTGTTATACCGCTTTAGGGCATTTACATCAGGCGCACTTTGTGGCAAACGAGAAAATTCAATATTCCGGATCACCGCTTAAGTATTCGGAGTCTGAAGTGACTCATAAAAAGGGATTTTTGATTGTTGATTTAAAAGAAGATGGATCAGTAGCAATTGAAAAAAGGATGCTCACACCAATACGGGATATGCGTATTGTGACGGGGGTTTTAGAGGATATATTGCAGCATAAAGTAAACGATGATTATGTATTTGTTAAATTACAGGATGAACATTATGTAAAGGGTGCTGCCGAACTTGTCCGTACTGTTTATCCAAATGCTTTGCATATTGAACGAACAGTTGTATATGAACAGCTTGAACAGCATGCGACAACAATGAACCGTGTTCAAATGGATGATTCGGAGCTGTTTGAACTATTTTACACGGAAATGACGGGCAAGCCTGTAAGTGATGAAATTAAAGAGATTTATACGGATGTATTAGAGCAGTTGATCGAAAATGAACGTGAAAAACAGGAGGTGCTGTAA
- a CDS encoding ABC transporter ATP-binding protein: MAKKELLKVEGLKQYFPIKGGFLGRTVNHVKAVDDISFTIYEGETVSIVGESGCGKSTTGRAILRLEEPTDGSVVFQGTDITKIRKGEMRKFRKDLQIIFQDPYASINPRQTVASVLNEAMHIQNVLPPNQRRARIEQLLETVGLRPYQADRYPHEFSGGQRQRIGIARALSVDPKLIICDEAVSALDVSIQAQVLNLLEELQNEYGLTYLFISHDLGVVRHISDRIIVMYLGKIVEIADKTSLFENPQHPYTKALLSAIPVPDPDAVKNRIVLKGDVPSPIDPPQGCRFHTRCPFATDKCRTEEPVLRTSSIMKNTHEAACHYMEEISAGKMAVKQ; this comes from the coding sequence ATGGCGAAAAAAGAACTGTTAAAGGTTGAGGGATTAAAACAGTATTTCCCGATTAAGGGAGGTTTTTTAGGCCGTACAGTCAACCACGTAAAAGCGGTAGATGATATTTCCTTTACGATTTATGAAGGAGAGACTGTCAGCATTGTGGGAGAATCAGGCTGTGGTAAATCTACGACAGGCCGGGCGATTTTACGCCTGGAAGAGCCGACAGATGGATCCGTAGTATTTCAGGGGACCGATATTACGAAAATTCGGAAAGGCGAAATGCGTAAATTCCGGAAAGATCTGCAAATCATTTTCCAGGATCCGTATGCGTCGATCAATCCTCGTCAGACAGTTGCAAGTGTGCTGAACGAAGCGATGCATATTCAAAATGTACTGCCGCCAAATCAGCGACGTGCCCGTATTGAACAACTGCTCGAGACGGTTGGGTTACGACCATATCAGGCAGACCGCTACCCGCATGAATTCTCAGGTGGTCAACGTCAGCGTATCGGCATTGCCCGCGCGTTATCGGTTGATCCAAAACTGATCATTTGTGATGAGGCAGTATCTGCGCTGGACGTATCGATTCAGGCACAAGTGCTGAATTTACTGGAAGAGCTGCAAAATGAATACGGTTTAACTTATTTATTCATCTCGCATGACCTAGGGGTAGTACGTCATATTTCGGATCGTATTATCGTAATGTATTTAGGGAAAATTGTGGAGATTGCCGATAAAACAAGCCTGTTCGAAAACCCGCAGCATCCTTATACGAAAGCATTATTATCTGCGATTCCCGTGCCAGATCCGGATGCTGTAAAAAATCGTATTGTTTTAAAAGGTGATGTACCGTCACCAATCGATCCACCACAAGGCTGCCGATTCCATACACGCTGTCCATTTGCGACAGATAAGTGCCGAACGGAAGAACCTGTTTTACGTACCTCTTCTATTATGAAGAATACGCATGAGGCGGCATGCCACTACATGGAAGAAATTTCAGCCGGCAAAATGGCTGTAAAGCAGTAA
- a CDS encoding ABC transporter ATP-binding protein — translation MNEMENILVVNNLQTSFGTDAGEVRAVDGVSFTVPKGKTIGIVGESGSGKSITSLSILRLLASNGKTKGGEVLFKGKDLLKLSEKAMRDIRGNQISMIFQEPMTSLNPVYTVGQQISETIRIHKKMDKKAAMQQSVEMLKLVGIPSPEKRVKQYPHELSGGMRQRVMIAMALACDPEILIADEPTTALDVTIQAQILELIKDLQNRLGMSVIMITHDLGVVAETCDYVAVMYAGQVVEYSDVRSLFKNPKHPYTLGLLNSLPRHDVEQEKLIPIKGMVPSPHEMPVGCRFAPRCPVAIELCHKKQPDLLNTDGNSSEQIRCWMYSDEWDGESEVTLYGEKRTVKG, via the coding sequence ATGAATGAAATGGAAAACATTTTAGTCGTAAATAATTTACAAACTTCTTTCGGCACGGATGCTGGAGAAGTACGTGCTGTTGATGGTGTAAGCTTTACTGTTCCAAAAGGTAAAACAATCGGAATTGTAGGGGAGTCAGGTTCCGGGAAAAGTATCACATCACTTTCAATACTGCGCTTACTTGCATCAAACGGTAAAACGAAAGGTGGCGAAGTTCTTTTTAAAGGGAAGGACTTGCTGAAGCTTTCTGAAAAAGCGATGCGTGATATTCGGGGGAACCAGATCTCTATGATTTTCCAAGAGCCTATGACATCGTTAAACCCCGTTTATACAGTAGGCCAACAGATTAGTGAAACAATCCGAATCCATAAAAAAATGGACAAAAAAGCAGCGATGCAGCAATCGGTAGAGATGCTGAAGCTTGTAGGTATTCCCTCTCCCGAAAAGCGTGTTAAGCAATACCCTCACGAACTATCAGGAGGGATGCGTCAACGTGTAATGATTGCAATGGCACTGGCATGTGACCCGGAAATTTTAATTGCGGATGAGCCTACAACAGCGCTGGACGTAACGATACAAGCGCAAATCTTGGAACTGATAAAAGATCTGCAAAACCGTTTAGGCATGTCTGTTATTATGATTACCCATGATTTAGGTGTAGTAGCGGAAACATGTGATTATGTGGCAGTAATGTATGCAGGACAAGTGGTTGAATACTCAGATGTCCGTTCATTATTCAAAAATCCGAAACATCCATATACGTTAGGATTACTTAATTCATTGCCACGTCATGATGTGGAACAGGAAAAACTGATTCCGATTAAAGGAATGGTGCCAAGCCCGCATGAAATGCCGGTAGGATGCCGCTTTGCTCCACGTTGCCCGGTTGCGATCGAGCTTTGCCATAAAAAGCAGCCGGATTTACTGAATACAGATGGCAATAGTTCAGAGCAAATCCGCTGTTGGATGTATTCGGATGAATGGGATGGAGAATCGGAGGTGACGCTATATGGCGAAAAAAGAACTGTTAAAGGTTGA
- a CDS encoding ABC transporter permease, whose translation MTKYIIRRLLQTIPVLFGVSILVFSLMFLIPGDPAQVMAGEGASQQTVDNLREKLGLNDPPYVQYGRFLGNALQGDLGNSIRSGRPVMDEIQARFWITVEVSVYATILAVFIGLIAGIISAVRHYTLTDVSIMIVALFGLSMPNFWLGLLLIQWFALGNLPFDMDLPEFLKMRPSGWGDSWRQIILPVVTLGTGGAAIIARMTRSSMLEVIGQDYIRTARAKGVSERIVIYRHALKNALIPVVTVIGLEFGGFLGGAVLTETIFAINGMGRLTIDAIRQRDFPIVQGTVLVISLLFVIVNLLVDISYKFLNKRIDLN comes from the coding sequence ATGACTAAATATATCATTCGTCGTTTATTACAAACGATTCCCGTCTTGTTTGGGGTTTCAATTTTAGTATTTTCATTGATGTTCCTAATTCCTGGAGACCCTGCCCAAGTAATGGCAGGAGAAGGTGCATCTCAACAAACGGTAGACAATTTACGGGAAAAATTGGGTCTTAATGATCCGCCATATGTGCAGTACGGCCGGTTTTTAGGAAATGCACTGCAAGGTGATTTAGGAAACTCTATTCGCAGCGGACGCCCGGTAATGGATGAGATACAGGCACGTTTTTGGATTACGGTGGAAGTGTCTGTATATGCCACAATTTTAGCTGTATTTATCGGTTTAATTGCCGGAATCATTTCGGCAGTTCGTCATTATACGCTTACAGATGTATCGATTATGATTGTCGCGCTTTTCGGTCTGTCAATGCCGAACTTCTGGTTAGGTTTACTCTTGATCCAATGGTTTGCATTAGGGAACCTGCCATTCGATATGGACCTGCCGGAATTTCTAAAAATGCGCCCTTCCGGATGGGGAGATTCATGGCGCCAAATTATTTTACCTGTCGTAACACTAGGAACAGGCGGAGCAGCTATTATTGCTCGTATGACCCGTTCATCAATGCTTGAAGTAATCGGTCAGGACTATATCCGTACTGCTCGTGCAAAAGGTGTGTCAGAGCGTATCGTTATTTACCGCCACGCACTGAAAAATGCACTAATACCTGTTGTAACAGTTATTGGTCTGGAGTTCGGTGGTTTCCTGGGCGGTGCAGTATTAACTGAGACAATTTTCGCTATTAACGGTATGGGGCGATTGACAATTGATGCAATCAGGCAACGGGATTTCCCGATTGTCCAAGGTACTGTACTTGTAATTTCACTATTATTCGTAATTGTAAACCTGCTTGTTGATATTTCTTACAAGTTCCTAAATAAACGAATTGACTTGAACTAA